A window of the Kosakonia radicincitans DSM 16656 genome harbors these coding sequences:
- the menF gene encoding isochorismate synthase MenF encodes MLSISSALGDLYRCLTDRFPRSPGFCFFDAPFPLNDAFDPLAWLASQPVWPQFYWQQRSGDEETAALGALCHFSSLPLAQQFLHALPEDVRIWGLNAFDPSQGSLFLPRLEWRREGGRAMLRLYLYSETSLHDDAERAAEFLQALSPFTPLANLKQQPCLAQRHYPEREAWKSLIAQALGTLESAELDKVVLARATDYSYANAVNAASLMAASRRVNYHCFHFMMAFDAQNAFLGSSPERLWRRRGHALRTEALAGTVAGHDDDLQAQRLADWLMGDDKNQRENMLVVEDICQRLQQQTAALDVLPPQIVRLRNVQHLRRCIWSDLQTPDDALCLQLLQPTAAVAGLPRRSAWDFIQRNEPFTREWYAGSAGYLSRQQSEFCVALRSAKVSGSTVRLYAGAGIVPGSDAEQEWQEIDNKAAGLRSLLELTHA; translated from the coding sequence GTGCTTTCCATTTCCTCTGCGCTTGGCGACCTGTATCGCTGCCTGACCGATCGTTTTCCCCGGTCGCCTGGTTTTTGCTTTTTTGATGCGCCTTTCCCGTTAAACGACGCTTTCGATCCGCTGGCATGGCTCGCCAGTCAGCCTGTCTGGCCGCAATTTTACTGGCAGCAGCGTAGCGGGGACGAGGAGACGGCCGCGCTTGGCGCGCTATGCCACTTCTCATCGTTACCTCTTGCCCAACAATTTTTACACGCCTTGCCAGAGGATGTTCGTATCTGGGGGCTGAATGCCTTTGATCCTTCGCAGGGATCGCTGTTTTTGCCACGCCTTGAGTGGCGTCGTGAAGGTGGCCGAGCGATGTTACGGCTTTACCTCTACAGCGAGACCTCACTGCATGACGACGCTGAGCGCGCAGCTGAGTTTTTGCAGGCACTTTCGCCTTTCACTCCACTTGCCAACCTGAAACAGCAGCCATGTCTTGCGCAGCGCCATTACCCGGAGCGTGAGGCCTGGAAAAGCCTGATTGCGCAGGCGTTGGGTACGCTGGAAAGCGCTGAGCTGGATAAAGTGGTGCTCGCCAGGGCGACCGATTACTCCTATGCAAATGCCGTGAATGCGGCTTCGTTGATGGCTGCCAGCCGCCGCGTTAATTACCACTGTTTCCACTTTATGATGGCCTTTGACGCGCAGAATGCCTTTTTAGGATCTTCGCCGGAGCGCCTGTGGCGGCGACGCGGTCATGCACTGCGTACCGAAGCGCTGGCCGGAACGGTGGCCGGTCATGATGACGATCTGCAGGCGCAGCGCCTGGCCGACTGGCTGATGGGCGACGATAAAAATCAGCGGGAAAATATGCTGGTGGTGGAAGATATCTGCCAGCGTTTGCAGCAGCAGACGGCGGCGCTCGATGTGCTGCCGCCGCAGATCGTCAGGCTGCGCAATGTTCAGCACCTCCGGCGTTGTATCTGGAGCGATTTACAAACGCCCGACGACGCATTATGCCTGCAACTGTTACAGCCGACAGCCGCCGTCGCCGGGTTACCGCGCCGTTCAGCGTGGGACTTTATTCAGCGCAACGAACCGTTCACCCGTGAATGGTATGCCGGATCGGCGGGATATTTATCCCGTCAGCAGAGTGAATTCTGCGTCGCGCTACGCTCAGCAAAAGTCAGCGGCAGTACCGTTCGGCTGTACGCCGGAGCTGGCATTGTGCCTGGCTCCGACGCCGAGCAAGAGTGGCAGGAAATCGACAATAAAGCGGCGGGCCTGCGATCTTTATTAGAACTTACGCACGCATAA
- the menB gene encoding 1,4-dihydroxy-2-naphthoyl-CoA synthase — translation MIYPDETMLYAPVEWRDCSEGYTDIRYQKTADGIAKITINRPQVRNAFRPLTVKEMIQALADARYDDSVGVIILTGEGDKAFCSGGDQKVRGDYGGYQDDSGVHHLNVLDFQRQIRTCPKPVVAMVAGYSIGGGHVLHMMCDLTIAAENAIFGQTGPKVGSFDGGWGASYMARIVGQKKAREIWFLCRQYDAQQALDMGLVNTVVPVADLEKETVRWCREMLQNSPMALRCLKAALNADCDGQAGLQELAGNATMLFYMTEEGQEGRNAFNQKRQPDFSKFKRNP, via the coding sequence ATGATCTATCCAGATGAAACCATGCTTTACGCGCCGGTTGAGTGGCGTGACTGTTCCGAAGGCTACACCGACATTCGTTACCAGAAGACCGCCGACGGGATTGCCAAAATCACCATCAACCGTCCGCAGGTGCGCAATGCATTCCGTCCGCTGACGGTGAAAGAGATGATCCAGGCGCTGGCCGATGCGCGTTATGACGACAGCGTTGGCGTTATCATTCTGACCGGCGAAGGCGACAAAGCATTTTGCTCGGGCGGCGATCAGAAAGTGCGCGGTGATTACGGCGGCTACCAGGATGACTCCGGCGTGCACCATCTCAACGTGCTCGATTTCCAGCGCCAGATCCGCACCTGCCCGAAACCGGTAGTGGCGATGGTGGCTGGCTATTCCATTGGCGGCGGCCATGTGTTGCACATGATGTGCGATCTGACCATTGCGGCAGAGAACGCCATTTTCGGTCAGACTGGCCCGAAAGTCGGCTCCTTTGATGGCGGCTGGGGCGCGTCTTATATGGCGCGCATCGTCGGGCAGAAAAAAGCCCGCGAGATCTGGTTCCTCTGCCGTCAGTACGACGCACAACAGGCGCTGGATATGGGGCTGGTGAACACGGTGGTGCCGGTGGCGGATCTGGAGAAAGAGACCGTGCGCTGGTGCCGTGAAATGCTGCAAAACAGCCCGATGGCGCTGCGCTGCCTGAAAGCGGCGCTGAATGCTGACTGCGACGGCCAGGCGGGTCTGCAAGAGCTGGCGGGTAATGCCACCATGTTGTTCTACATGACCGAAGAGGGTCAGGAAGGGCGCAACGCCTTTAACCAGAAACGTCAGCCCGATTTCAGCAAATTCAAACGGAACCCATAA
- the menE gene encoding o-succinylbenzoate--CoA ligase, with product MTFTDWPWRHWRQVRGDQIAARLEQQTLNWRELCARIDGLASGFARQGVNAGDGVMLRARNHPDTLLAWLALLQCGARVLPVNPQLPAVLLDALLPQLTLRFALDLDTGGGWPALEALALDELAGEHAVAWHPQRLASMTLTSGSTGLPKAAVHTFHAHLASAGGVLALIPYAENDDWLLSLPLFHVSGQGILWRWLLAGARIAVQPALPLAQALVGCTHASLVPTQLWRLLNDNALVSLKAVLLGGAAIPVALTQQAHERGIRCFCGYGLTEFASTVCAKEADGAPDVGYALPGREVKIVDEEVWLRAESMASGYWRNGELLPLVNSEGWFATRDRGMLHDGCLTIRGRLDNLFFSGGEGIQPEEVERVIARHPQVQQVMVVPVDDAEFGQRPVAVVECEGSVDVAALSEWVSDKLARFQQPLRWLAMPAELKNGGIKISRRAVLQWANAAVNGTVRSA from the coding sequence ATGACCTTTACGGACTGGCCCTGGCGGCACTGGCGGCAGGTACGTGGCGATCAGATTGCGGCCCGCCTTGAACAACAGACCCTGAACTGGCGTGAACTGTGCGCACGTATCGATGGGCTGGCCAGCGGTTTTGCGCGGCAGGGGGTGAACGCCGGTGATGGCGTTATGTTGCGGGCGCGTAATCATCCGGACACGCTGCTGGCGTGGCTGGCACTGTTGCAGTGTGGCGCGCGGGTGCTGCCGGTTAACCCGCAACTGCCCGCCGTGTTGCTGGATGCACTCTTACCGCAACTGACGTTGCGCTTCGCGTTGGATTTAGATACTGGCGGCGGCTGGCCTGCTCTGGAGGCGCTGGCGCTTGATGAACTCGCTGGCGAGCATGCCGTGGCGTGGCACCCGCAGCGTCTGGCGTCGATGACCTTGACTTCCGGCTCCACCGGCCTGCCGAAAGCGGCCGTTCACACGTTTCATGCTCACCTCGCCAGCGCCGGGGGCGTGCTGGCGTTGATTCCCTATGCTGAGAATGATGACTGGCTGCTGTCGCTGCCGCTGTTTCACGTCTCCGGGCAGGGGATTTTGTGGCGCTGGCTGCTGGCCGGGGCGCGGATCGCCGTACAGCCTGCATTACCTTTGGCACAGGCGCTGGTCGGTTGCACGCATGCTTCGCTGGTGCCGACGCAGTTGTGGCGCTTACTCAACGACAACGCGTTGGTATCGTTGAAAGCGGTCCTGCTCGGCGGCGCAGCGATTCCGGTGGCGCTGACGCAGCAGGCGCATGAACGCGGTATTCGCTGTTTTTGCGGCTATGGTCTGACGGAGTTTGCCTCGACGGTATGCGCCAAAGAAGCCGACGGCGCGCCAGATGTCGGTTACGCCCTACCCGGGCGCGAAGTGAAAATTGTTGATGAAGAGGTCTGGCTGCGGGCGGAGAGCATGGCGTCAGGGTACTGGCGCAACGGCGAGCTTCTGCCGCTGGTGAACAGTGAAGGCTGGTTTGCCACTCGCGATCGCGGGATGCTTCACGACGGTTGCCTCACTATCCGTGGCCGGCTGGATAATCTTTTCTTCAGCGGCGGGGAAGGGATTCAACCGGAAGAGGTGGAACGCGTGATCGCGCGTCATCCACAGGTTCAGCAGGTTATGGTTGTGCCGGTTGATGATGCCGAGTTCGGCCAGCGCCCGGTGGCGGTGGTGGAGTGTGAAGGCAGCGTTGATGTGGCTGCGCTGTCAGAGTGGGTGAGCGATAAACTGGCTCGTTTTCAGCAGCCGCTGCGCTGGCTGGCGATGCCTGCTGAGCTGAAAAATGGCGGGATCAAAATCTCGCGGCGCGCAGTGCTTCAGTGGGCGAATGCCGCCGTTAATGGCACGGTGCGATCAGCATAA
- a CDS encoding YfaZ family outer membrane protein gives MKKVALLGLASLLLASAGAQAVSLNGQLGKDYSNLGFGFGTETSGIAVTGNWAHSEDDGEVAGLGLGYNLPLGPFLATVGGKGLYISPDSGSDGYAIAVGGGLQWKIASSFSLFGEYYYSPDSLSSGVKEYQEANAGARYTIMRPLTVEAGYRYIDMTGKEGHRDNAVADGPYVGVSASF, from the coding sequence ATGAAAAAAGTGGCTTTGTTAGGGTTAGCCAGTCTGCTGCTGGCATCTGCCGGCGCGCAGGCTGTGAGTTTGAATGGTCAGCTTGGTAAAGATTACAGCAACTTAGGTTTTGGGTTCGGCACTGAAACCAGCGGTATTGCCGTAACCGGCAACTGGGCGCACAGCGAAGATGATGGTGAAGTCGCCGGTCTGGGTCTGGGCTATAACCTTCCGCTGGGGCCGTTCCTGGCAACGGTCGGCGGTAAAGGCCTTTATATCAGCCCGGATTCCGGCAGCGATGGTTACGCCATCGCGGTCGGCGGCGGCCTGCAATGGAAAATCGCCAGCAGCTTCAGCCTGTTCGGCGAATATTACTACTCGCCGGATTCGCTCTCCAGCGGCGTGAAAGAGTATCAGGAAGCGAACGCCGGTGCGCGTTACACCATTATGCGCCCGCTGACCGTTGAAGCCGGTTATCGCTATATCGATATGACCGGTAAAGAAGGTCATCGTGATAACGCCGTGGCCGATGGCCCGTACGTCGGCGTAAGTGCCAGCTTCTGA
- the nudI gene encoding nucleoside triphosphatase NudI, producing MRQRTIVCPLIQNDGAYLLCKMANDRGVFPGQWALSGGGVEPGERIEEALRREIREELGDKLVLSQITPWTFRDDTRMKTYPDGTKEPIYMIYLIFDCISANREVSINDEFQDFAWVMPADLHHYDLNDATRRTLTLKGLL from the coding sequence ATGCGACAACGGACAATTGTCTGCCCGCTGATTCAAAATGATGGCGCGTACCTGTTATGCAAAATGGCCAATGACCGTGGCGTCTTTCCTGGCCAGTGGGCTTTGTCAGGCGGCGGTGTGGAACCGGGCGAACGGATTGAAGAAGCGCTGCGCAGAGAAATCCGCGAAGAGCTGGGCGATAAACTGGTATTAAGCCAGATAACGCCGTGGACCTTTCGCGATGATACGCGGATGAAAACCTACCCCGACGGCACGAAAGAGCCGATCTACATGATTTACCTGATCTTCGACTGCATCAGCGCCAACCGTGAAGTCAGCATCAATGACGAGTTTCAGGATTTTGCGTGGGTGATGCCTGCGGACCTGCACCATTACGATCTCAACGACGCCACCCGCAGGACATTAACCCTGAAAGGATTGCTGTAA
- the menC gene encoding o-succinylbenzoate synthase — protein MRQAQLYRWQIPLDAGVVLRERRLKTRDGLFVHLQADGREGWGEISPLPGFSHETLDEAQQAAISWLRGWREDKTLSLPEQPSVAFGLSCALAELHGELPQQADYRAAMLCSGDPDELFAALAALPGEKVAKVKVGLYEAVRDGMVVNLLLESIPDLRLRLDANRAWTPLKAQQFAKYVNPEYRSRIAFLEEPCKTPAESLAFARESGITIAWDESLRDDGFQLTPQQGLGAVVIKPTLTGSLQRVQQQVAVAKALGLTVVISSSIESSLGLTQLARIAAWLTPGTIPGLDTLQLMQCQLLRRWPESDLPCLQTEVLEPLL, from the coding sequence ATGCGACAGGCGCAACTTTACCGCTGGCAAATTCCGCTCGATGCGGGTGTCGTGCTGCGTGAGCGGCGCCTGAAAACCCGCGACGGCTTGTTTGTCCATTTACAGGCCGACGGGCGCGAAGGATGGGGAGAGATCTCCCCGCTGCCGGGCTTTAGCCATGAAACGCTGGACGAGGCGCAACAGGCGGCAATCAGCTGGTTGCGCGGCTGGCGTGAAGATAAAACATTATCGTTGCCCGAGCAGCCGTCAGTGGCATTTGGTCTGAGCTGCGCGCTGGCGGAACTGCACGGCGAGTTACCACAACAGGCGGACTATCGCGCCGCCATGCTATGCAGTGGCGATCCGGACGAGCTGTTTGCTGCGCTGGCTGCTTTGCCGGGTGAGAAAGTGGCGAAAGTGAAGGTCGGGTTATACGAAGCGGTGCGCGATGGCATGGTGGTTAACCTGCTGCTGGAGTCGATCCCCGATTTACGCCTGCGTCTGGACGCCAATCGCGCCTGGACACCGCTGAAAGCGCAGCAGTTTGCCAAATATGTAAACCCGGAATACCGCTCACGCATTGCCTTTCTCGAAGAGCCGTGCAAAACCCCCGCAGAGTCGCTGGCCTTTGCCCGCGAAAGCGGAATAACCATCGCCTGGGATGAAAGCCTGCGCGATGATGGCTTTCAGCTTACGCCACAGCAAGGATTGGGCGCGGTAGTGATCAAACCCACGCTGACCGGTAGTTTGCAGCGGGTGCAGCAGCAGGTTGCGGTAGCAAAAGCGCTCGGGCTGACGGTGGTAATCAGTTCGTCTATTGAATCCAGTCTTGGCCTGACGCAGCTTGCGCGTATTGCCGCCTGGCTGACGCCTGGCACCATTCCCGGGCTGGATACCTTACAACTGATGCAGTGCCAGCTCCTGCGCCGCTGGCCAGAGAGCGATTTACCCTGTTTACAGACAGAGGTACTGGAACCACTACTATGA
- the rbn gene encoding ribonuclease BN: MELIFLGTSAGVPTRTRNVTAMLLNLQHPTRAGLWLFDCGEGTQHQMLRTAFHPGKLDKIFITHLHGDHLFGLPGLLCSRSMAGNVQPLDIYGPQGIREFVETTLRLSGSWTDYPLTIHEVTAGLVVDDGLRKVTAYPLAHPVECYGYRIEEHDKPGALDAAALIAAGVTPGPLFQKLKAGETVTLEDGRTLCGADYLASAEPGKKLAIFGDTSPCPASLELARGVDLLVHEATLESAMEEKANSRGHSSTRQAAQLALNAGAGRLVITHLSSRYDDKGSQALLAECQAIFAQTTMAEDFALVHI, encoded by the coding sequence GTGGAACTGATTTTCCTGGGCACCTCCGCCGGAGTCCCGACGCGCACGCGTAACGTAACGGCGATGCTGTTGAATTTACAGCACCCAACCCGCGCAGGGCTTTGGTTGTTTGATTGTGGTGAAGGCACGCAGCACCAGATGCTGCGTACGGCGTTCCACCCAGGCAAGCTGGACAAAATTTTTATCACTCATCTGCATGGCGATCACCTGTTTGGTTTGCCGGGGTTGCTGTGCAGCCGCTCGATGGCCGGGAATGTTCAGCCACTGGATATCTATGGCCCGCAAGGCATTCGCGAGTTTGTGGAAACAACTTTAAGGCTGAGCGGTTCATGGACCGACTACCCGCTGACCATCCATGAAGTCACTGCCGGGCTGGTGGTGGATGACGGTCTGCGCAAAGTGACGGCTTACCCGCTGGCGCACCCGGTGGAGTGCTACGGTTATCGTATTGAAGAGCATGATAAGCCCGGCGCACTGGACGCGGCCGCGCTAATCGCCGCAGGCGTAACGCCAGGGCCGCTGTTTCAGAAATTAAAAGCGGGTGAAACGGTAACGCTGGAAGATGGCCGCACGCTGTGCGGTGCGGATTACCTTGCCTCGGCAGAGCCAGGTAAAAAGCTGGCGATTTTTGGCGATACCTCTCCCTGCCCTGCATCGCTTGAACTGGCGCGCGGTGTGGATCTGCTGGTGCATGAAGCCACGCTGGAAAGCGCAATGGAGGAGAAAGCGAATAGCCGCGGTCACAGTTCAACGCGACAGGCCGCGCAACTGGCGCTGAACGCGGGCGCAGGCAGGCTGGTGATTACTCACCTCAGTTCACGCTATGACGATAAAGGTAGCCAGGCATTGCTGGCCGAATGCCAGGCGATCTTTGCGCAAACAACTATGGCTGAGGATTTTGCGTTGGTTCACATTTGA
- the elaB gene encoding stress response protein ElaB has translation MSYHSYDSNIDDDLTLLSETLEEVLRSSGDPADQKYIELKARAEKALHDVKNRVSSASDTYYYRAKKAVYRADDYVHEKPWQGIGAGAAVGLVLGLLLARR, from the coding sequence ATGTCATATCACTCTTATGATTCAAATATTGATGACGACCTGACCCTGCTGAGCGAAACGCTGGAAGAAGTCCTCCGCTCCTCGGGCGACCCTGCAGACCAGAAGTACATCGAACTCAAAGCCCGCGCCGAGAAGGCGCTGCATGACGTGAAGAACCGCGTCAGCAGCGCGTCGGATACCTACTACTATCGGGCGAAAAAAGCGGTGTATCGCGCCGACGATTATGTTCATGAAAAACCGTGGCAGGGCATTGGCGCTGGTGCTGCTGTCGGTCTGGTGCTCGGCCTGCTACTGGCCCGCCGCTAA
- a CDS encoding GNAT family N-acetyltransferase: MIRWQDLHHSELTVAELYAALKLRCEVFVVEQTCPYLDVDGDDLTGENRHILGWKENQLVAYARILKSDDDLSPVVIGRVIVSAQVRGEKLGYQLMERAVNSCEQHWPQQALYLGAQAHLQSFYAHFGFQPVTDVYDEDGIAHIGMAREIHQA, from the coding sequence ATGATCCGCTGGCAAGACCTGCACCATTCTGAACTCACCGTTGCTGAACTCTACGCTGCACTGAAGCTGCGCTGTGAAGTGTTTGTTGTCGAGCAAACCTGCCCTTATCTGGACGTGGATGGCGATGACCTGACAGGAGAAAACCGGCATATTCTTGGCTGGAAAGAGAATCAGCTGGTGGCGTATGCGAGGATTCTGAAAAGTGATGATGATCTGTCGCCCGTGGTGATTGGCCGGGTGATTGTCAGCGCTCAGGTCAGAGGGGAAAAACTGGGCTACCAGTTGATGGAGCGCGCCGTGAACTCCTGTGAGCAACATTGGCCGCAGCAGGCGCTGTACCTGGGTGCGCAGGCACATCTGCAATCTTTTTATGCGCACTTTGGCTTTCAGCCAGTGACGGATGTCTATGATGAAGATGGCATTGCGCACATCGGAATGGCGCGGGAGATCCACCAGGCGTAA
- the menH gene encoding 2-succinyl-6-hydroxy-2,4-cyclohexadiene-1-carboxylate synthase, translating into MTLHGRAISADRPQPWLVFLHGFSGDNREWQAVSETLTAFPRLLLDLPGHGGSDDLSVASFDKMDALLRATLIRYNIQNYWLIGYSLGGRISMYHACQHPAGLCGVVIEGGHPGLTDATSRRERLASDRQWAARFRQQPLEAVFDAWYRQPVFASLSEPQRAALVALRSQNNGAMLADMLEATSLAQQPDLRSTLRALSIPVHYLYGEYDSKFQALATQVTGHCHAIPAAGHNAHRENPAAVADILARILRLEIKDTL; encoded by the coding sequence GTGACGCTGCACGGGCGCGCTATCTCTGCCGACAGGCCGCAGCCGTGGCTGGTCTTTTTGCACGGTTTTTCCGGCGATAACCGCGAGTGGCAAGCGGTCAGTGAAACGCTGACTGCGTTCCCCCGGCTTTTGCTCGATCTGCCCGGGCATGGCGGTTCCGACGACCTTTCTGTGGCCTCGTTCGATAAGATGGACGCGCTACTGCGGGCAACGCTTATTCGTTACAACATACAAAACTACTGGCTGATAGGTTATTCGCTGGGCGGGCGGATTTCGATGTACCACGCTTGCCAGCATCCTGCCGGTTTATGCGGTGTTGTCATTGAAGGCGGGCATCCGGGGCTGACTGATGCAACCAGCCGCCGCGAACGTCTGGCATCGGACAGACAATGGGCGGCGCGTTTTCGTCAGCAGCCGCTTGAGGCCGTCTTTGATGCCTGGTACCGGCAGCCGGTTTTTGCCTCGCTCAGCGAGCCGCAGCGCGCGGCGCTGGTCGCATTGCGCAGCCAGAACAATGGCGCAATGCTTGCCGACATGCTGGAAGCAACCTCGCTGGCGCAGCAGCCCGATCTTCGTAGCACATTGCGGGCGCTTTCCATTCCTGTTCATTATTTATACGGTGAATACGACAGTAAGTTTCAGGCGCTGGCGACGCAAGTCACCGGCCACTGTCACGCCATTCCTGCCGCCGGGCACAACGCGCACCGGGAAAACCCCGCGGCCGTTGCTGACATCCTGGCGCGAATTCTGCGTCTTGAGATAAAGGACACACTATGA
- the menD gene encoding 2-succinyl-5-enolpyruvyl-6-hydroxy-3-cyclohexene-1-carboxylic-acid synthase → MSISSFNRRWATVILEALTRHGVRHVCIAPGSRSTPLTLAAAENSAFIHHTHFDERGLGHLALGLAKASKEPVAVIVTSGTAVANLYPALIEAGLTGEKLVLLTADRPPELIDCGANQAIRQPGMFASHPTESLALPRPSQDIPARWLVSAIDNVLGSLHGGAVHINCPFAEPLYGEMDESGLAWQLALGDWWQDDKPWLQTPNKVSSEKQHDWFFWRQKRGVIVAGRMSASEGKLLAEWAKTLGWPLMGDVLSQTGQPLPCADLWLGNSRATEELAQAQIVLQFGSSLTGKRLLQWQATCEPQEYWLIDNLPGRLDPAHHRGRRLVSDVDGWLALHPAEPRAPWSVALPQLSAQAWDRVASQRETFGEAQLAHRIADYLPEQGQLFLGNSLVVRLVDAFGQIPAGYPVFSNRGASGIDGLISTSAGVQRASARPTLAMVGDLSALYDLNALALLRQVSAPFVLLVVNNNGGQIFSLLPTPPAEREQFYLMPQNVHFDHAAAMFGLDYHRPENWEALELALSGAWCKPGATLIELVVNDTDGAQTLQTLLAQVSQL, encoded by the coding sequence ATGTCAATCAGTTCATTTAACCGACGCTGGGCGACGGTGATCCTTGAGGCCCTTACCCGTCATGGCGTCAGGCATGTTTGTATTGCCCCCGGATCGCGTTCCACCCCTTTAACGCTGGCGGCAGCGGAAAATAGCGCTTTTATCCACCATACGCACTTTGATGAGCGGGGTTTAGGCCATCTTGCGCTGGGGCTGGCGAAAGCGAGCAAAGAGCCCGTCGCGGTTATCGTGACGTCCGGTACGGCGGTGGCAAATCTCTATCCCGCGCTGATCGAAGCCGGTCTGACCGGCGAAAAGCTGGTGCTGCTCACCGCCGATCGTCCGCCTGAGCTGATTGATTGTGGGGCAAACCAGGCTATCCGCCAGCCGGGGATGTTCGCCTCGCATCCCACTGAATCTCTCGCGTTGCCGCGCCCGTCGCAGGATATCCCGGCCCGCTGGCTGGTATCGGCTATTGATAACGTGCTCGGCTCGTTGCATGGCGGTGCGGTACACATTAACTGTCCGTTTGCTGAACCTCTGTATGGCGAAATGGATGAAAGCGGTCTTGCCTGGCAACTGGCACTGGGCGACTGGTGGCAGGATGATAAACCGTGGCTGCAAACACCGAACAAAGTCAGTAGCGAAAAGCAGCATGACTGGTTTTTCTGGCGGCAAAAACGCGGCGTTATTGTGGCCGGTCGCATGAGTGCGAGCGAAGGCAAGCTGCTGGCTGAATGGGCGAAAACGCTCGGTTGGCCATTAATGGGCGATGTTTTATCCCAGACCGGCCAGCCGTTGCCGTGCGCCGATCTGTGGCTCGGCAACAGCCGTGCGACAGAAGAATTGGCCCAGGCACAAATTGTGTTGCAGTTTGGCAGCAGCCTGACCGGTAAACGGCTACTCCAGTGGCAGGCAACCTGCGAACCGCAAGAATACTGGCTGATTGATAATCTACCGGGACGGCTGGATCCGGCGCACCATCGCGGACGTCGGCTGGTTTCGGACGTCGACGGTTGGCTGGCGTTACATCCGGCGGAGCCGCGCGCGCCCTGGAGTGTGGCGCTACCGCAGCTCTCCGCGCAGGCGTGGGACAGGGTCGCGTCGCAGCGTGAAACCTTTGGCGAAGCGCAGCTTGCGCACCGCATTGCCGATTATTTACCGGAACAGGGGCAGCTTTTTCTCGGCAATAGCCTGGTGGTACGGCTGGTGGATGCGTTCGGGCAGATCCCGGCGGGTTATCCGGTCTTCAGCAACCGTGGCGCCAGCGGCATCGACGGTTTGATATCGACTTCAGCAGGCGTGCAGCGCGCCAGCGCCCGCCCGACGTTGGCAATGGTTGGCGATCTTTCTGCCCTCTACGATCTGAATGCGCTGGCGTTGCTGCGTCAGGTTTCTGCGCCTTTTGTCCTGCTGGTGGTGAACAACAACGGCGGGCAAATCTTTTCTCTGCTGCCGACGCCACCCGCCGAGCGCGAGCAGTTCTATCTGATGCCGCAGAACGTGCATTTTGACCACGCGGCAGCAATGTTCGGTCTTGATTACCATCGTCCGGAAAACTGGGAAGCGCTGGAATTGGCGTTATCCGGCGCCTGGTGCAAACCGGGTGCTACACTGATTGAACTGGTGGTCAACGACACGGATGGTGCGCAGACGTTGCAAACGCTGCTGGCGCAGGTGAGCCAGTTGTGA